Proteins found in one Lycium ferocissimum isolate CSIRO_LF1 chromosome 6, AGI_CSIRO_Lferr_CH_V1, whole genome shotgun sequence genomic segment:
- the LOC132061391 gene encoding protein FAR1-RELATED SEQUENCE 11-like, protein MSLIRKVLELEKGVDPGQLPFTEKDIRNFVQSESSTNIESDALELLKMCKNLKDKDDDFQYDFTVDACQRLEHIIWAFGDSIRAYEIFGDVVVFYTTYRLNRYEMPLGIWIGADNHGNSIFFGCVLLRNEKASSFSWALKLYEWKASTNYANNSSFMANVYSPRS, encoded by the exons ATGAGTTTAATAAGAAAGGTGCTTGAATTAGAAAAGGGAGTAGATCCAGGCCAATTGCCTTTTACAGAAAAAGATATAAGGAACTTTGTTCAATCAGAAAGTTCTACAAATATTGAAAGCGATGCACTAGAGCTATTAAAAATGTGCAAGAATTTGAAAGACAAAGATGATGATTTTCAATATGATTTTACAGTTGATGCATGTCAAAGACTTGAACATATCATTTGGGCATTTGGAGACTCCATTCGAGcttatgaaatttttggagATGTAGTTGTTTTTTATACTACTTACCGATTGAATCGTTATGAGATGCCACTAGGAATTTGGATTGGTGCGGACAATCATGGCAATTCTATTTTCTTTGGTTGTGTTCTCTTGCGAAATGAGAAAGCATCTTCCTTTTCATGGGCATTAAAG CTTTATGAATggaaagcatccacaaactaTGCTAACAACTCTAGCTTTATGGCTAATGTATATTCTCCAAGATCTTGA